ATACTTCCAGTGTGGAGTGTACTAACTCGTCGAATATCCCTTTCTTGAATTTGCTACCCATCTGTTAGAATTTTTTAAGAAAGCAAGTGACTCAGACTTCGTTTAGTTGTGTAATGTATATAGCTAGGTATGTGGTCATTGTCTACACACTTACTTGTGTAACAAGAGCATAAAGTGGGAGTGTGCTGTAACTGCAAAGCACTTGGACTAACACTCTGTATAGACAAAGAGTTCATCAGATAAAATTATAGTTTATTTAGACTTGAAGTGTACACAAGTATTAGTTACCCCATGACGAGCCGTGGAATAAGGAAGCCTAGTTTCTCCATGATACACGAATGTATTCCATATGTGAACTGATGATACGATTGAGAAATCATACATTAGCATTGTGATTGTTCAAACAAAACTCTTAGAAAAGGAAGAAAAATGAAAGTACCAAAATCCAGAAGAAGAAAGCGATCTCAAATGAATTCTGAAAGAGAATGAAGTGGACGAGTTGGAGAACAATCTCTGGCCTATGGAACCAAAAGAGTTCATCAGAAGGTGTGATGACTGCTTGTTCCCCACGGTTTCTCTTCTCACAAACATCCACAGCTAAGCTACTTATTATATTCTCCAGTTTCGTACCCACCATTAGTAACAACTACATTTAGATAAACACATTGAAGTATAGCATTCCAAGAATTCAAAAATATGATTAGATCATTAACTAAATGAACTTACTATTAAAGGCAAGAAAGACAACCAGAAGTAAGTATTCCATCCTCCTACATTCAGCAGAAGAAAGACGACAACAAAGAGCCAGAGATACCAGCTTTATATTTATACCATAACATCATACAAAAATGGTGTTAGACAAAAAAACTGATGAAGCCATTGGTGTGTGTAATCTAAAGAGCTAAATACCTTATGGTCACAACTTTCTTGAAATCCATCTCCACTGTTCTTAGCATGTACTTGTGAAAATTAAATGTTGGGTTTGTGGGGCAATGGGTCTGGAAAAGTGAAGGAATAATACATATTGTTTATTGTTACATAAAAGACTGGAAACAACATGTTGGAAAAAAAAAGAGTGAGGTAAAACCATGATGAACCCATGTCGCAGAGCTATATATTCTGATTTGGTGACAGAACCATAAAACTGCTTGCAGAATGATCTCTGCACCACATTGGCTAATTTCATCAGAAATAAAGTAAGATCTTAATAGATAGATGGTTAAGTTTCATGCATAACACTTTTGTTTTGGCATTAGTATCCAAGACTCACCAGCCAGCTGATGACAACAGATCTTCTCCAGAATCCTCCAGCATGCATCTTGAAGAACTCATGATTTGCGTTAAATAACTCGTGAAGGGCATGAGCATGAGCATGAGCATGATGAGCGTGAGCATGACCAGGCTTTGATGCATCTGCGACATGTTTTTTTCTCCTATTTAGGTTTTGTTTAAGACGCTATAAATCACTTCAAGTGTTAAATCTCACCCTTTTGAGAAGGAATTTTCTTGAAATTATCCTCCCAACGCTTCCATTGTTGTATCTACATGTAATATCAAACCAACTGACGTAATCAGAGCAAAACAAGAAACATCTTTTTAAACAGAAAGTTCAAATGTTGTGTTTGTGACTTGTGAGACACGCTACGAAAGCAAGTTACATTACCCTAGCTCCTCCAAGAACCATAGTTGAGGCACAGAAGATGACGTGAATAACCGCTAGCACGAAGATGAAGATATGTAGATGATGTAACGCTTCAACGGATATTAAAGGAACCTTCCCCTGCAAAGCCATGTTGATGAAAAAAGCAAGATACTATTAATAGAAAAGCATCCAGAGTGAAATAGGAGTTTTAAGGGAAATATTACCTTGGTAGTACAATGGTCTGGACTTGCTCCTGTTGAAAGTAGATGTCGTGTATTGAAGACAAGCGAATGAGATGTTTCAGGAGCATGATGCTCCTCCTCCAATGGCTTCTTACAAGGGAACATGTTGCTAACAAGAGCTGGTGGGACACATATATGCCTAATTGCTGTCTGAGACACCGTTAACAGTAACGAGATGAATCCCAAAAGCATCAGTTCTGCTTCAGGACACACAATTTTGGTCATGTTCATGTGTAACCAATCAACAGATTCATGTTTGAAAAATTGAAAGGAAGAACAAACCTTCTTTAAGTTTCTGCAAGGCCTCAAACAAGGCATCTTGTTTTCTACGCTTCAGATACTGGAACAGAGACAATCGTAGAGTTATTACACGAAGAGAAGAGACCTTAGACTTACAGATATAGACAGTGATGTATATACGTACCTTTCCAAGATGATGAAGACCACGTTCAGCGAGAAGGGACAAGAGAACGATGATGAAACAGATGAACGCTACGACCCATGTGGGTGTATATTCAAGTGAATTCTCTTCTTCTGCCATTTTGCTGCACCTCGAGATGGAGACAACTCTTGTTTATTTATTATATAAAGCAGAGAATAAGAGACGGAAGTAGTAGAGGGTAAAGAATAGAGAGAAAAGATCAATGTGTAGGTTACCTTGTATAGTAAAAAGCATAAAAAACCTTTCTTCTGTCCCACGCAACTACTTAAACAAATAAACAAAGAATATATCAAGACTTGTTATCACTTGAAACTACTTTATTCACTTAGGGAAACAATAGACTTATTACACTCAATAATTTTCAGTTTTTTAAGTGTTTTTTCTCTCTCTAAGGTGTCCATGGTGCTGGAGGAGGTGGTGTGGCTGGTGTTAAAGGAGGTACCGCAGAGAATATAGTGTTTTTGTCAATAGATTCTAACGTCTCTTCTCCTGATAAAGCCACCAGAGCTGCGACCAGACCGGCATTACCGGCTAGAGTTGGCTCTGTGTAGTTGTAGTTTGAGCGAAGGTCATGGAACCCATCATGCTTGTCAGGTCCAGCAACCATTGCTCCTACAATAGTGTTTGGGTTATCTCTTTTGTTGTCTCTCCATTTCCATCCTCCTTTGCAGCTTTCTTTCTTTACGCTTTTCGGTATTGAAGCTCCTTTGTGATGTACATGTCTCGGGTAACGCTGTCCAAAATCCACA
This sequence is a window from Brassica oleracea var. oleracea cultivar TO1000 chromosome C1, BOL, whole genome shotgun sequence. Protein-coding genes within it:
- the LOC106308041 gene encoding MLO-like protein 13 isoform X2, translated to MAEEENSLEYTPTWVVAFICFIIVLLSLLAERGLHHLGKYLKRRKQDALFEALQKLKEAELMLLGFISLLLTVSQTAIRHICVPPALVSNMFPCKKPLEEEHHAPETSHSLVFNTRHLLSTGASPDHCTTKGKVPLISVEALHHLHIFIFVLAVIHVIFCASTMVLGGARIQQWKRWEDNFKKIPSQKDASKPGHAHAHHAHAHAHALHELFNANHEFFKMHAGGFWRRSVVISWLRSFCKQFYGSVTKSEYIALRHGFIMTHCPTNPTFNFHKYMLRTVEMDFKKVVTISWYLWLFVVVFLLLNVGGWNTYFWLSFLPLILLLMVGTKLENIISSLAVDVCEKRNRGEQAVITPSDELFWFHRPEIVLQLVHFILFQNSFEIAFFFWILFTYGIHSCIMEKLGFLIPRLVMGVLVQVLCSYSTLPLYALVTQMGSKFKKGIFDELVHSTLEVWLSDTRNKGESTSEAHRMEIEPTIPESFNVQVNELMECDNP
- the LOC106308041 gene encoding MLO-like protein 13 isoform X1, producing MDTLEREKTLKKLKIIEFAWDRRKVFYAFYYTRVVSISRCSKMAEEENSLEYTPTWVVAFICFIIVLLSLLAERGLHHLGKYLKRRKQDALFEALQKLKEELMLLGFISLLLTVSQTAIRHICVPPALVSNMFPCKKPLEEEHHAPETSHSLVFNTRHLLSTGASPDHCTTKGKVPLISVEALHHLHIFIFVLAVIHVIFCASTMVLGGARIQQWKRWEDNFKKIPSQKDASKPGHAHAHHAHAHAHALHELFNANHEFFKMHAGGFWRRSVVISWLRSFCKQFYGSVTKSEYIALRHGFIMTHCPTNPTFNFHKYMLRTVEMDFKKVVTISWYLWLFVVVFLLLNVGGWNTYFWLSFLPLILLLMVGTKLENIISSLAVDVCEKRNRGEQAVITPSDELFWFHRPEIVLQLVHFILFQNSFEIAFFFWILFTYGIHSCIMEKLGFLIPRLVMGVLVQVLCSYSTLPLYALVTQMGSKFKKGIFDELVHSTLEVWLSDTRNKGESTSEAHRMEIEPTIPESFNVQVNELMECDNP